A single genomic interval of Andreesenia angusta harbors:
- a CDS encoding response regulator transcription factor: protein MKILACDDDAEILEALNIYLSNEGYTVFKASNGAEALKVVSENEVQLIIMDVMMPVMDGLRAVMKIRESQNIPVIMLSAKSEDTDKIMGLNMGADDYMTKPFNPLELIARVKSQLRRYTSLGSLEKKTSVYTTGGLSIDDEQKSVSVDGEEVQLTPVQYKILLLLASNAGKVFSIDEIYESVWNETSFSSENTVAVHIRRIREKIEINPKEPKYLKVVWGIGYKVEKL, encoded by the coding sequence TTGAAAATACTTGCTTGCGACGACGACGCTGAAATACTGGAAGCACTTAATATCTATCTCTCTAACGAAGGCTACACTGTCTTTAAAGCTTCAAATGGAGCTGAAGCCCTGAAAGTGGTCTCTGAGAACGAAGTGCAGCTTATAATAATGGATGTGATGATGCCTGTTATGGATGGGCTTCGAGCTGTCATGAAGATCCGGGAGTCTCAAAACATCCCGGTGATAATGCTGTCTGCCAAGTCGGAGGACACCGACAAGATAATGGGGCTGAACATGGGGGCAGACGACTATATGACAAAGCCATTCAACCCGCTAGAGCTGATAGCCAGGGTGAAGTCCCAGCTCAGAAGGTACACTTCGCTTGGAAGCCTAGAGAAAAAGACCAGCGTCTATACAACTGGCGGACTTTCCATAGACGACGAGCAGAAGTCTGTGTCCGTAGACGGCGAGGAAGTCCAGCTGACGCCTGTGCAGTACAAGATACTGCTCTTGCTTGCATCTAATGCGGGGAAGGTCTTTTCGATAGATGAAATATACGAAAGTGTCTGGAATGAAACTTCTTTCAGCTCCGAAAACACAGTGGCTGTACATATAAGAAGGATAAGGGAGAAGATAGAGATAAATCCTAAAGAGCCAAAATACTTAAAGGTGGTGTGGGGAATTGGATACAAAGTCGAAAAGCTTTAG